One Flexivirga aerilata DNA segment encodes these proteins:
- a CDS encoding precorrin-2 C(20)-methyltransferase, giving the protein MTVGRRTPSRSAEPGHLYGVGVGPGDPSLVTVAAAGLIGSADVVAYHRAAHKDSVALSIARDYLSDNVTHEALVYPVTTGSTDHPGGYHALLAEFYDDCAGRLAAHLSAGRSVVVLAEGDPLFFGSFMYVHDLLKPRFPVEVVPGVTSMAAATAAVGTGLCRHEDTLTVLPGTLPVRELADRLSATDAAVVMKLGRTFPNVLEAVRQAGLLDRAWYVERASSEHQRVRPILHVDPATVPYMSLVVVTGRDLRADAAGRAMTPTVSETPDPQPATAGAGTVHVLGLGPGPDDWVTPEAERILAQVRHVVGYRPYVERVAPREGLTRHFSGNTVEVDRGVAALDLARAGHDVAVVSGGDPGVFAMASAVLEAQETAASDDPSYAQVDVRVHPGVTAAHAAAARAGAPLGGDHALISLSDRLKPWEVIERRLRALAHADLTIAIYNPRSASRPDQLGRAREVLLEATDEDRIVVVGRHIGREQESVTVTTLGDFDPETVDMGCLVIVGSSSTVVSSSGAVWTPRSQS; this is encoded by the coding sequence ATGACCGTCGGCCGCAGGACACCGTCGCGATCCGCCGAGCCGGGCCATCTCTACGGCGTCGGGGTGGGTCCGGGCGACCCGTCCCTGGTGACGGTCGCCGCCGCCGGCCTGATCGGCAGTGCGGATGTCGTCGCCTACCACCGAGCCGCGCACAAGGACTCGGTCGCGCTGTCCATCGCGCGGGATTACTTGTCCGACAACGTGACCCACGAGGCGCTCGTCTACCCGGTGACGACCGGCAGCACCGATCACCCCGGCGGCTATCACGCGCTCCTGGCCGAGTTCTACGACGACTGCGCCGGCCGGCTCGCCGCCCACCTGTCCGCCGGCCGCTCCGTCGTCGTGCTCGCCGAGGGCGACCCGCTCTTCTTCGGGTCGTTCATGTATGTCCACGACCTGTTGAAGCCCCGCTTCCCGGTGGAGGTAGTCCCGGGCGTGACGTCGATGGCCGCAGCCACCGCCGCCGTCGGCACCGGCCTCTGCCGGCACGAGGACACCCTGACCGTGCTGCCCGGCACCTTGCCGGTGCGCGAACTGGCCGATCGGCTGAGCGCGACCGACGCGGCGGTCGTCATGAAACTCGGCCGCACCTTCCCCAACGTGCTGGAAGCCGTCCGGCAGGCCGGCCTGCTCGACCGGGCCTGGTACGTCGAGCGGGCGAGCAGCGAGCACCAGCGGGTCAGACCCATCCTTCACGTCGACCCCGCCACCGTGCCCTACATGTCCCTCGTCGTCGTCACCGGACGCGACCTGCGCGCTGACGCGGCCGGACGAGCAATGACACCAACGGTTTCCGAGACACCGGACCCGCAACCGGCCACCGCAGGCGCCGGCACCGTGCACGTGCTGGGACTCGGCCCGGGCCCGGACGACTGGGTCACCCCCGAGGCGGAGCGGATCCTCGCGCAGGTGCGGCATGTCGTCGGCTACCGGCCGTATGTCGAACGCGTCGCGCCGCGGGAGGGCCTCACCCGCCATTTCTCGGGCAACACGGTCGAGGTCGACCGCGGCGTCGCCGCGCTCGACCTGGCGCGTGCCGGTCACGACGTCGCCGTCGTCTCCGGCGGTGACCCGGGCGTATTCGCCATGGCGTCAGCGGTATTGGAAGCACAGGAGACCGCCGCATCGGACGACCCGTCATATGCGCAGGTCGACGTGCGGGTGCATCCGGGGGTCACCGCCGCACACGCCGCGGCGGCGCGGGCCGGCGCTCCCCTGGGTGGCGACCACGCGCTGATCTCGCTCTCGGACCGGCTGAAGCCGTGGGAGGTGATCGAGCGCAGACTGCGTGCACTGGCACACGCCGACCTGACGATCGCGATCTACAACCCGCGCAGCGCAAGCCGTCCCGACCAACTCGGGCGGGCCCGCGAGGTGCTGCTCGAAGCCACCGATGAGGACCGGATCGTGGTCGTGGGCAGGCACATCGGTCGTGAGCAGGAATCGGTCACGGTCACCACCCTGGGCGACTTCGACCCGGAAACCGTCGACATGGGTTGCCTGGTGATCGTCGGATCCAGCTCGACGGTGGTCAGCAGCTCGGGCGCGGTGTGGACGCCGCGCTCTCAGTCCTGA
- a CDS encoding precorrin-8X methylmutase, with protein MIDKEIRRPSRRYDYQTDGLAIYKESFGIIRAEAPLHELPESLRGVAVRVAHAAGDTEVVRELAAHPDVVEAARAALDAGGAILTDSEMLARGVTRRRLPARNEVLCTLRDPRVPELATEWGTTRSAAAVSLWRERLDGAVVAIGNAPTALFHLLELLADGAPRPAAIVGMPVGFVGSAESKSALAEHELPGGQVPWLVVRGRRGGSAMAAAALNALANPDELA; from the coding sequence ATGATTGACAAGGAGATTCGCCGTCCGAGCCGGCGCTACGACTACCAGACCGACGGGCTCGCGATCTACAAGGAGTCCTTCGGCATCATTCGTGCCGAGGCACCGCTGCACGAGCTTCCCGAGTCATTGCGCGGCGTAGCCGTGCGCGTCGCCCATGCCGCCGGCGACACCGAGGTGGTGCGCGAGCTTGCTGCGCACCCCGACGTCGTCGAGGCCGCGCGCGCCGCGCTCGATGCGGGCGGGGCCATCCTCACCGACAGCGAGATGCTCGCCCGCGGCGTCACCCGGCGCCGCCTCCCCGCGCGCAACGAGGTGCTGTGCACCCTGCGTGATCCACGGGTGCCCGAGCTGGCCACCGAGTGGGGCACCACGCGCTCGGCCGCCGCGGTGTCACTGTGGCGGGAGCGGCTCGACGGCGCCGTCGTCGCGATCGGCAACGCGCCGACGGCGCTGTTCCACCTGCTGGAGCTGCTGGCCGACGGGGCACCGCGACCGGCCGCGATCGTCGGCATGCCAGTCGGTTTCGTCGGCTCGGCGGAGTCCAAGAGCGCGCTCGCCGAGCACGAGCTGCCGGGCGGGCAGGTGCCGTGGCTCGTCGTGCGCGGCCGCCGCGGTGGGTCGGCCATGGCGGCGGCCGCGCTCAACGCGCTCGCCAACCCGGACGAGCTCGCATGA
- a CDS encoding cobalamin biosynthesis protein CobG yields MTPQPPAPDACPGLLRPFPGGDGAIVRLRVPGGHLRLATMQGLLRVAGEHGAPFLQLTSRANLQVRGLPDPLPDSVVTEIADLGLLPSTTHERVRNILTAPFSHDAAATARRLDRALCARPALAELPGRFLFAVEDTPSAAIAAAGADIVIRPGAVAVRRPDLGYVGRSVPSGGEIPAALDLAEQFLRQRADVGVWRTHQLPSSATLFAGMASWSPTIADPPQPGVHGRYVLAGIPLGLAGAAEVSALTELADRLGTDRVELTPWKAVALPVARPQDVPAALAMAADAGLLVEPAAPVTACIGAPWCARTDVETLPLARQLMARADAPGTALHLSGCARRCGTPARAHIAIVPPSDATPDALIDAWKKHDNT; encoded by the coding sequence GTGACGCCGCAACCGCCCGCTCCCGACGCCTGCCCCGGGCTGCTGCGGCCGTTTCCCGGTGGCGACGGCGCGATCGTGCGGTTGCGGGTGCCCGGCGGACACCTCCGGCTCGCGACGATGCAGGGACTACTGCGGGTCGCCGGCGAGCACGGGGCGCCGTTCCTGCAGCTCACCTCGCGGGCGAACCTGCAGGTCAGGGGCCTGCCGGATCCGCTGCCCGACAGTGTCGTCACCGAGATCGCGGACCTCGGACTGCTGCCGTCGACGACCCACGAGCGCGTGCGCAACATCCTGACCGCGCCGTTCTCCCACGACGCCGCGGCGACCGCCCGCCGTCTCGACCGCGCGCTGTGCGCACGTCCGGCGCTCGCCGAGCTGCCCGGCCGCTTCCTCTTCGCGGTGGAGGACACGCCGTCGGCCGCCATCGCCGCTGCCGGCGCCGACATCGTCATCCGTCCCGGCGCCGTTGCGGTGCGCCGACCGGATCTCGGCTACGTCGGCCGGTCGGTCCCTTCTGGCGGCGAGATCCCCGCAGCGCTCGACCTCGCCGAACAGTTCCTCCGGCAACGCGCTGACGTCGGTGTATGGCGGACTCACCAACTTCCTTCCAGCGCAACACTTTTCGCGGGTATGGCGAGCTGGTCCCCCACCATCGCCGATCCCCCGCAACCGGGCGTGCACGGGCGATACGTCCTGGCCGGCATACCGCTCGGCCTGGCGGGTGCGGCTGAGGTGTCCGCACTGACGGAGCTCGCCGACCGGCTCGGCACCGACCGCGTCGAGCTCACGCCGTGGAAGGCGGTCGCGCTGCCCGTCGCGCGGCCGCAGGACGTGCCTGCCGCGTTGGCGATGGCCGCCGATGCCGGCCTGCTGGTCGAGCCCGCCGCGCCGGTGACCGCCTGCATCGGGGCGCCGTGGTGCGCACGGACCGACGTCGAGACGCTCCCGCTCGCCCGGCAGCTCATGGCGCGGGCCGACGCACCCGGCACCGCCCTGCACCTCAGCGGCTGCGCACGCCGCTGCGGCACCCCGGCACGCGCCCACATCGCGATCGTGCCACCATCCGACGCGACACCCGATGCCCTGATCGATGCCTGGAAGAAGCACGACAACACATGA